Genomic DNA from Candidatus Neomarinimicrobiota bacterium:
TATGATGGTAATATTTCCTCTAAATTTCCCAGAAAGATAGGGAAGTAACCACTGATGAGTACAATTACCTCCGTGCTGGATGGCTGTAAGCCAAGGACAGAAGTACTTAAGGGTACCCTCACCGACGCAATGTTTGGTGCGGATTTCGGCGCCGTGGTCCAAGGCACATCAAGGGCGAAGATATATAGTGATGGCAGGACCTTTTTTGAGAACACTTTTCCGACGAGTACGCTGAAAAAGATTACTCATCACGTATTTTCCACCCTTGCCAAACCGGAATCAGGCCTGGCCCTCCGACTCTCCACAGGTTTTGGCGGTGGGAAGAGCCACGCCCTCATGGTCCTGTGGCACTTAGGAAAAAATATTGCAGATAGAAATATGGGGATTGAACTCCTTCCGGTGTCAGGCAGACCCAAGAAAATCACGGTTGCCGCGATTGATGCAGAGAAGCTCGGAGCAGAGAAGACAACGCATAAGGATGTCCTCACTCATAGTTTCTGGGGAGAGCTTGCCTATCAGATTGGTGGGAAATCCGTGTATGATCTGGTTGCCGCTGAAGATCATCCTCACTCCGTACCCGATAATCAGGTAATATCGGAAATGTTGGGTACTGACCCCGTTCTAGTGCTTATCGATGAGATCGTCGTCTATATGAAGGCACTTGATGACCGTGGGCGAAATTCCTTGCAGGTGTTCATAAGAAAACTCCTGACGGAGATTACTAATCGAAAACAGGCAGTACTGGTGATTACGGATCCAGCTGCCCAGCTTGCCTATGATGAGGAAGCAAAAGCGATTGAATCTCAGATCAGGAGACTGGACGAGGATCTAAGCCGAAAGGTGTCAGACTATGAGCCCATCGGCAGAGAGGCTGCTCAAATCATTAGTCGTCGGCTATTTGAGGATATCGATCGATCGAAAGCCGGGGCTGTTGCCGATGTATATCAAGAGATTTATCAGCGCATTGTGTCGGAGACTGACGAAGCAGTGCCGAAGGAGGTCTTGGACAAAGAATACAAGAAGGCAATCAAAGATAACTTCCCCTTCCATCCCCGGCTTATGGAGACAGCGCAGAATCGGTTAGGACCCCTGCCAAACTATCAGCGTAGCCGGGGGGCACTCCGGCTTTTCGCACGCATTGTTCGTGATGTCTGGTCACGAAAGCTGGACGTCCCTATTATCTCTGCTGCTGATATGAATTGGAACGATGCGGACATCCAGGGCGAACTTCTCAGTCGGTTAGACCGGCAGGAGTTTTCAGGTGCTGCCGATGAGGATATCGGTCATCATGCAAGGGATCTGGACAAAGAGTACAATACTGATATGCATACTCGAGTTGCCTCGGCCCTTCTGCTGGAAAGTCTTCCACTGACAGATACATCATATCTGCGGAGGGAAGAAGTCACACAGATATGTATTGGACCTGAAAATGCTGGCCACGAACCTGGTGAAGCGCTAGATCGTCTGCTCGGCATCTGCTGGTATACATATCCAGCTCTCGCCAAAGACGCGTTCCAATTCAAGACAGAAGCGAATGTCAACAAATTGATTGAAGAGGGTATCGCTTCGAACATGGTTCCTGAAACTGAAGCGGTACAGAATATCCATGCGATTGTTGAGGGTTATTTCCGGGGGGCATCTTTCTCACTAAAACGATGGCCAGAAACTCCCGCCGATGTCCGGGATGAGCAAAAGGCATTGTCTCTGTCCCTCTGCGATTCCGTGGAAAAAGCTAGAGATATTGTCAATCTCTCGCGCAAAGAAAATGGTGAGACTCAACCCAGGGCTTACCGCAATGCAATCATCGCTGTGGCTCCCGAACCCGGCCTCCTTAAACAGGCAGTGGATAATGCCCGTCGCTATCTTATAGCCTCAAGGATCAGAAAAGAACGCAAAGACCCACAAATCAAGAAGCAGATAAACGGTATTTTGCCTAAGCTGGAGAGGATCCATAAGATCTCTGCCGTTCGAGGCTTCAATCAGATTTTCCTTTACAATTCTGAACCAAGATCGCTCGATGAGAAATACCTTGTAGCAAAGGATGAGACTCTCTTCAGGGGCACTGGAGGCCAGGGAAAGATCATGGATTACCTGAATGAAAAGGGGTTAGCGCTCAAGTCGACGGGAGCGCTGGATCCTTTGGTTGTGGTGGAAAAGCTTGTCCCCGCTGCCACTCCCAGCACTCAGTATAAGGGAGCAGTATCCTGCGCTGACGTCTTGGATCAGGCTTACAGGTCCTCCAGCCTCAAGCTCATCGTTGATACGGAACCAATCCGTAAAGGGACTGAAAAAGCTGTCCTTCAAGGGAGTCTTCTGCTACGCACAAGTGACGGCCGGGTCTACGATGACAAGGGGTGTATCATCGGCGACGAAGGACAGCGTCAACGAAGAGAAGATCTGCTGACTAGTTTTCCTCTCGATGAACAGACATTCGTGGCGTCATCTTCGGCATCTTGTGCCAGTGATTGGCTCCATGTAGATGATGTGAAGAAGGGTGATGTTGTATCAGAGCCACCACCACCGCCAGCACCACTTGATTTTCCCGTTGATATTGACAACTGGGAGCAGGCACAAAAAACAGCTCAAGAACGGGAGCTGTTAGAGGGAATTTTGAAGACCAACGACGTTGAAGCTATGAGCCGTCTTCCTTCTGTGGCCCAGCCTCTCTCGGCTCGGACAGTCCGCCTCACTATCAACATGTCCGGAGATTTGAAAGATGGCGGTTTCTTGAACTTCTCTCTCGAGAGGATCAAGCCTGAACATGCCTTGAAGCCGCTGCAAAAGGCCGCGGGGTTTGCTCGAAACTTAAGACCCGAGTATGATTTCGAGGCGAAACTGGAACTCGATTTCCGGAGTAACGATGGACAAAAGGGACGGTCAAACATGGAAGGTCCCCTTCAGCAGGCACATGGCCAAGCCGACGATCTGATTGAGGTGGAGTTTAGGTTCGCCCCGACAAAGTAGGAAGTCAGGAAAGCAGCTTCATTAGAAACAGGAAAAGCAGGCGTGAATATCCGTGAGGCACCGTTTGCGTTGAGAGTCACCCGGCGGAATGAGGGACTGGCAGGCATCGTCTATCGCCGCAGCTCTGGGACAAACGGACAAGATCATCTTCATCGTATAGCTGCACTGTCGCCCTCAGCCTTCTCCACAGGTCGACTCCTTCTGGCCAAAGGAAACCTTGCTGTCAACGGCTCAAGAAAACTGGCGCCGGGCCCTTTTATTCCTCTGGATGAAAACTGGGGATCGCGCTTTGCATGCTACGCGATAATTACGTCAGGTTTGCGCTATCCGGAGAAGATGCTTAAGGCAGCTGAGCACTTTGTACAAGCTGATGGTTCGGAAGCAACATGGTGGTTAGGAGTCCTGACGAGAGCAGAGAATTCACGCTCGGTACGGGCGCTACGAATCTTGACAGAAGCCGTCGAATAATGGTGTGCGATGGATCTTTTTCGTGAGCGCGAAGAGGTTTTGGAACAAACACTTATGTTGCAATAAAAAGTGTGGAAATCTCGAAAAAGTCTTTTAAGTTTCTTTAGAAATTGCTCCCCGCTCGACTTTCCCGAAACTTTGGGACTCGGACGGGGTTTTGTTTTAATCCTCCTCTCTTCTGATGCCGCCAGAACCTGAGGTTAAACGAACGGTTGCCTATATTGATGGGCAGAATCGTCATCACGCTGCAAAGGAAGCGTTTGGCTATACCCATCCTAATTATGATGCGTATAGGTTAGCCAGCAGAATCTGCCAGTTGCAGAAGTGGTAATTGGAAACCGTAAAGTTCTACACCGGTATTCCAGATCGGAGTGACAAGGTCTTCTGGCACGAGTTTTGGGCAAACAAGTTAGCCGTCATGGGTCGGCAGATTCAAATATTTTCTAGACCCCAGCGTTATCGGAACCAGACCGTCGAGCTACCTGATGGGACCCAACATATCATGCTCGTGGGTGAAGAAAAGGGCATTGATGTTCGCATTGCTCTGGATGTCGTGAGGATGGCTCACAGAAAGGAATATGATGTAGCCTTGGTTTTCAGTCAGGATCAGGATCTGTCGGAAGTGGTGGATGAGGTTCGAACCATCTCTATCGACCAGGACCGTCGGATCAAGATTGCCTGTGCCTACCCCGTCAGCCCTACTTACGATAACCGGAGAGGCATCAATCATACTGACTGGATTCAAATTGATCGCGCCGCTTATTCTGCCTGTATTGATTCGCGCGATTACGGCCCGAAAGGTGCCTGGAGGAATGCTCCGTGAGCCGTCCCCGCCTTCTCATCGAGGAATGGCTCCCGGCCCGTGCTATTGGGATCGAGTGTATGCGTGAGCGAGGCAGTTCTAGTGCTCTGGCACCCCATACCTATCTTCACGTCTGGTGGGCCCGACGGCCCCTGGTGGCTAGCCGGGCAGCTGTCCTGGGATCACTGCTGCCGGCGGACTTTGATCATGCCAGATTTGAAAGATTGCTGGGATTCGGCAAGCCTAGTGAAGATTTGATCCAGATCAGAGACTTAATGGATATGGGAAAGAGAGTGAAAGGAGGTTTCGGTTGTGGAAGAGCATTTTCAAATCAAATCTCCCCTGATTCGATCCAGCTTGCCCTCGATGTCATGAATGACCTTTGGGATGAGCTTCCAATAGTTATGGATCCCATGGCTGGTGGTGGTTCCATACCACTTGAGGCTGCCAGGCTGGGAATCGGCGCGATCGCGGGTGAACTCAACCCCGTAGCCTGCTCTGTTCTTGAAGCTACAGTAGTGTACCCATTTCAATTCGATTCAGACCTAGTTATTAAGGTCAGGGATTGGGGAAAAGAATGGGAAAAGAGAGTGAGCAAGAGGATGTTGGGTATATATGCTCACGAAGAGAAGGGTACACTTGTTCACGCATTTATCTTCGCCCGTACTGTTCCCTGCCCTGATACGGGTCATCCTACGCCACTCGTACCCGATTGGCACCTTTTGAAACCCAAAAACAAACTCCAGAAACATGTCGTAGCAATGCCAGTCAACATCGACAAGCAAACAGGACATTGGGAAATTGAAATCCGTCCTGCCCACGACGGAATTCCTGATCCCACATATTACGGAGGGAAAGGTCATAGCCTTTTTGACAAAGACGCATCCATATCCTCACAATATATCAAGTCTCACGCCCAACTGGGTCACCTGAGAAGCTGGCTGTATGCCGTGGCTGTAAAGACACCAAAGGGTCTCACTTTCCGCAACCCAACAAAGGATGATCTTAACGCGTTGAAAGCCGCTGAAGAGGAGCTGAACCGCGTGAGACCTGAATGGGAACGGGAGAATGTGATTCCAACGGAAGAATATCCAGCGATTACCACAGATCCCCGACCGAGGGTATACGGTATGCCAAAGTGGGCCGACCTATTCTCCCCTCGCCAATTGTTGGCTGCTGGAGTCCTTGTTCAAGAGCTACGCAAACTGAAACCGGAAATTGTATCAAATGAGGGTCAGAAACAAGCAGATGTCATCGAGCACTTACTGGCGTTTGCCCTCGACAAGCTTCTCAACTACAATTGCATTTTGGCCTCATGGCATGCTCCACGTCAGGTAATTCGGAGCGTTTTTGACCGTCATGACTATTCTTTCAAGGCAACGTACACTGAGATGGCCATCACAATCGAGGGTGTGGGTCTAGCTTGGGCAATCGATCAGATGCTTGATTCCTATGAAAAACTGGCGACGCTGCCTCGCTTCAAAAGAGATAGCCAAAATCCACTAGTGTATTCTGGATCAGCTACTAACTTGTCTTCGTTTGAAGGTAAATCTATCACAGCTGTCGTTATCGATCCCCCATATCAAGGCAACGTTCAATATGCTGAGCTGGCGGATTTTTTCTACGTGTGGCTCAAACGAACACAGGGGCACCGGCGTCCCGAATGGTTTTCGACGTATCTCTGTGATTACGCAGAAGAAGCGGTGACGAACACTTCACGGTTCCGAAGAAACGGCAAGTCAGCGAGTGAGGGCTACAAAGAAGCACAGCAATTCTATCAACAAAAAATGACGGATATCTTTCTTGAAGCCAGGAGGGTACTAAGGGATGACGGGGTCCTGACCGTGATGTTCACCCATAAAGCTCAGGAAGCCTGGGAAGCCCTATTTGAATCTATTGTCTCAGCTGGGTTCACAATTACGGCTACCTGGCCGATCAAAACCGAAAGCGAACATTCATTGCATCAGGCCAAGAAGAATGCTGCCCAGAGTACGGTTATCCTGGTAGCGCGCAAGCGAGAACCTGGGGCAGGCAGGGCTTGGTTTGATGAGGATTTCAAGCAAGAAATCCGGGAAAGGGTCCGCAGCGCCGCCAACAGGCTTGAGAAACAGGGATTGAATCCTGTGGATCAGTTGGTGGGTACATTTGGACCCGCCATGGAGGTATACTCCCGATATGACGAAGTAAGGGATCCTGAAGAAGGACCTATTGGTGTCGACAGGGCCATTGATCTCGCGGCTGAGGCTGTTTCTGACTGGCGGTTGAAGAAGCTCGCAGAAAGGGGCCTAACCGGTGTGGACCCACCATCTCAGTTTTGCCTCCTCTGTTGGGATGTACTGCAGGCTGGTGAGTTTCGATTCAATGAGGCCAAACTTTTGGGTAATGCTGTAGGGATGGATGTTGATCGCCTGTATGATCTTGGATTGACCAAGAAGAAATCGGACAACGTGATAATGCTTTCGGCTCAGGAACGCCGCCGAAGCAACCCGGTCACTTATGAAGAGCAACTAAGCCTTATCGGTGAAGCTCGCCGTCGTGGTCGGGGTAGTGGCCGGAAGATACACGCTGACGATGAAATGTTTGAATATGCCATCGATATGGCTCACGCTTTGGTCCTTCGCTTTCAAGAATCCGGCGGAGAAACCGGAGGCGGGATTGGTTCGTGCAAGTCCATGGCACTACATATGGGGTGGGGGAAAGATTCCGCAGTAGCCCGTCTTATTGAAGCGTTGGTAAAGGCGGCTCCACCAGCGGTGCGTTTTCCTGGCAAGAAAGGCAAACAAACTGCGGCTGAGAAATTCCCCGAGTTCCGGGCCTGGCATAGCATTTTGAAACCAGTTTTTGATCTGGAACCCCCTGAGTGGAAAGAGCCCAAGGAAGTAGAGCAGATT
This window encodes:
- a CDS encoding DUF1156 domain-containing protein, which gives rise to MSRPRLLIEEWLPARAIGIECMRERGSSSALAPHTYLHVWWARRPLVASRAAVLGSLLPADFDHARFERLLGFGKPSEDLIQIRDLMDMGKRVKGGFGCGRAFSNQISPDSIQLALDVMNDLWDELPIVMDPMAGGGSIPLEAARLGIGAIAGELNPVACSVLEATVVYPFQFDSDLVIKVRDWGKEWEKRVSKRMLGIYAHEEKGTLVHAFIFARTVPCPDTGHPTPLVPDWHLLKPKNKLQKHVVAMPVNIDKQTGHWEIEIRPAHDGIPDPTYYGGKGHSLFDKDASISSQYIKSHAQLGHLRSWLYAVAVKTPKGLTFRNPTKDDLNALKAAEEELNRVRPEWERENVIPTEEYPAITTDPRPRVYGMPKWADLFSPRQLLAAGVLVQELRKLKPEIVSNEGQKQADVIEHLLAFALDKLLNYNCILASWHAPRQVIRSVFDRHDYSFKATYTEMAITIEGVGLAWAIDQMLDSYEKLATLPRFKRDSQNPLVYSGSATNLSSFEGKSITAVVIDPPYQGNVQYAELADFFYVWLKRTQGHRRPEWFSTYLCDYAEEAVTNTSRFRRNGKSASEGYKEAQQFYQQKMTDIFLEARRVLRDDGVLTVMFTHKAQEAWEALFESIVSAGFTITATWPIKTESEHSLHQAKKNAAQSTVILVARKREPGAGRAWFDEDFKQEIRERVRSAANRLEKQGLNPVDQLVGTFGPAMEVYSRYDEVRDPEEGPIGVDRAIDLAAEAVSDWRLKKLAERGLTGVDPPSQFCLLCWDVLQAGEFRFNEAKLLGNAVGMDVDRLYDLGLTKKKSDNVIMLSAQERRRSNPVTYEEQLSLIGEARRRGRGSGRKIHADDEMFEYAIDMAHALVLRFQESGGETGGGIGSCKSMALHMGWGKDSAVARLIEALVKAAPPAVRFPGKKGKQTAAEKFPEFRAWHSILKPVFDLEPPEWKEPKEVEQIRLEV
- a CDS encoding DUF499 domain-containing protein, translated to MSTITSVLDGCKPRTEVLKGTLTDAMFGADFGAVVQGTSRAKIYSDGRTFFENTFPTSTLKKITHHVFSTLAKPESGLALRLSTGFGGGKSHALMVLWHLGKNIADRNMGIELLPVSGRPKKITVAAIDAEKLGAEKTTHKDVLTHSFWGELAYQIGGKSVYDLVAAEDHPHSVPDNQVISEMLGTDPVLVLIDEIVVYMKALDDRGRNSLQVFIRKLLTEITNRKQAVLVITDPAAQLAYDEEAKAIESQIRRLDEDLSRKVSDYEPIGREAAQIISRRLFEDIDRSKAGAVADVYQEIYQRIVSETDEAVPKEVLDKEYKKAIKDNFPFHPRLMETAQNRLGPLPNYQRSRGALRLFARIVRDVWSRKLDVPIISAADMNWNDADIQGELLSRLDRQEFSGAADEDIGHHARDLDKEYNTDMHTRVASALLLESLPLTDTSYLRREEVTQICIGPENAGHEPGEALDRLLGICWYTYPALAKDAFQFKTEANVNKLIEEGIASNMVPETEAVQNIHAIVEGYFRGASFSLKRWPETPADVRDEQKALSLSLCDSVEKARDIVNLSRKENGETQPRAYRNAIIAVAPEPGLLKQAVDNARRYLIASRIRKERKDPQIKKQINGILPKLERIHKISAVRGFNQIFLYNSEPRSLDEKYLVAKDETLFRGTGGQGKIMDYLNEKGLALKSTGALDPLVVVEKLVPAATPSTQYKGAVSCADVLDQAYRSSSLKLIVDTEPIRKGTEKAVLQGSLLLRTSDGRVYDDKGCIIGDEGQRQRREDLLTSFPLDEQTFVASSSASCASDWLHVDDVKKGDVVSEPPPPPAPLDFPVDIDNWEQAQKTAQERELLEGILKTNDVEAMSRLPSVAQPLSARTVRLTINMSGDLKDGGFLNFSLERIKPEHALKPLQKAAGFARNLRPEYDFEAKLELDFRSNDGQKGRSNMEGPLQQAHGQADDLIEVEFRFAPTK
- a CDS encoding NYN domain-containing protein encodes the protein METVKFYTGIPDRSDKVFWHEFWANKLAVMGRQIQIFSRPQRYRNQTVELPDGTQHIMLVGEEKGIDVRIALDVVRMAHRKEYDVALVFSQDQDLSEVVDEVRTISIDQDRRIKIACAYPVSPTYDNRRGINHTDWIQIDRAAYSACIDSRDYGPKGAWRNAP